The Halichoerus grypus chromosome 9, mHalGry1.hap1.1, whole genome shotgun sequence genomic sequence AGATCCCCTCGGTAACACCTCTTTCAGTGCTACCCTTTCTTCAAAACCACTTCCCTCAGTTTCAAGAGAAGGCTTCCCAGTTAGCATTCATTTGTCTTCTCAGTGAGTGCTTGGCATaagctactttatttattttattttttatagattttatttatttattcgacagagagacagcgagagagggaacacaagcagggggagtgggagagggagaagcaggctctccgccgagcagggagcccgatgcggggctcgatcccaggaccctgggatcatgacctgggccgaaggcagacgcttaacgactgagccacccaggcgccccggcataaGCTACTTTATGTACCTATCCGGTCACCCCATCCGTTCTGCAAGTCCTCAGGGTAGATACAGGTCATCCTTACATCCTTGGGACCCCACCTAGCACTCTCTATGTGGTGACTGTTTGTTTGTGATGCTCATGGTAGAGGTGGAGAGAGCTGCAgaccagcctggggtgggggcagcctctGGGTCTAGGTCTTTCAAGGGTAGGCTGCTGAGATACCCAACCGCTCATCCTTCCCCAGTTGGTGATGCGGTACTGGGAACCTGTACCCAGAGGCCCTGTGTTGTGGGAGGCTCGGGCTGAACCatgggccacctgggtgcccctgctCTGCTTTGTGCTCCACGTCATATCCTGGCTCCTCATCTTCAGCATCCTTCTCGTCTTTGACTACGCCGAGCTCATGGGCCTCAAGCAGGTGAGGCTGCCAGATTCCTACCTGAGACCTATGATTCCTTCTAGAATGCCTTTTTCCATTCTAAGAATTCCCCTCCTTCTCCCGTGCTCTTCCACCTTCCTCTTCTTTCAACTCCCTCACCTACTTCCCTTTCTTATAAGATAGTCTCCCCTCAGCTTTCTGTCGAAGGCCTGAAACCATGGGCTTCCTGGGACTGGGGAAGGTTCATGAGCCAGAGATGAGGATCAGGGGCCCAGGTCTCAGAAGGGTGGTTCTTGGGCCTGAGTTACAGAAGGGGAAGTTTCCTGGCAGGGGAGGAAAGAGGTAACTAAGTTGcaaacggggcttgatcccatttCTAAGCGGTTCTCCCTCCTAGGTGTACTACCATGTGCTGGGGCTGGGTGAGCCTCTGGCCCTGAAGTCTCCCCGGGCTCTGAGACTCTTCTCCCACTTGCGCCACCCAGTGTGTGTGGAGCTGCTGACGGTGCTGTGGGTGGTGCCCACCCTGGGCACTGACCGCCTCCTCCTTGCTCTCCTCCTTACCCTCTATCTGGGCCTGGCTCACGGACTTGACCAGCAAGACCTCCGCTACCTCCGGGCCCAGTTACAAAGAAAACTCCACCTGCTCTCCCGGCCCCAGGAAGGTGAGGCCGAGTGAGGAGCTAACCTGGTTCCGAGCCCTGCACTTCCTCTCCTTTAACATCCAGGCCCTGGCTGCTTCAGACCAGTGGCCCAAATCTATGGACTGAAGGGGCTatcccttcccctgcttgagcCTCCACTCCTTGGGCCCAGCTCCATACCCTAAATTCTGAGTTTCAACCACTGGACTCCAAGATCTACTTCTCACCAGCCaggaagagggggtggggaacTTATCTGTCTCCTCAGTTAGGGCTTgactcctccaccccccaccttaAGAACCTCTTATAAGGAAGAAGGGTGGGCCTGACCACTTCCCTCCCACTGTTACTCCCTTCTGCACCTCAGGGATCCCCTTCTCCGCTGGCTTCCCTTTCTAGGAGTGGTACTAGGGTCTGCAGGTTTGATGGTAATGCCTGCCCTTCCAGGCTCCAAGTGCCAGCCCCCTGGCTAGCCTTGCCATCTCCTTaggccctggccctgggctctgtcCTCTAACCTAGTTGAGAGGATCCTCCCACTCTTCATTTTGGGTGACTAAGAGCTCTCTGCTGTCCTGAGGAACACGcacagcagaaaaataaaattcagcctGTTTTTTCTACATATGATATGCAGTCTATCAGTGTCTCTCTAGCTAGAGGGCTGACTTTGGGAAGGAAGGCAAGCGGAGCCCGGGCACGCCAAACTCGAGTCTGGGCAGCCACCGCGCCCTCTGGCGACCGCCGGGCGGCGGCCACTCCGGCagacccacccccacctccccagggcgGTCCAGTCCCCCTCCCTCCAAATCCCCCAGTTTCCCTCGCTGCAGACCAGGGGACCCATGGGAGACAGGTTGAAGCTAAAGAGTGGGGCAGCGGCTCAGGTGGGGGAGCCAGTTTCCATGGCCGTTGGCTTCTGAGTACCTCTCCTGCCACCCCCTCTCCACGGGCCCACCACAGCCTGGTGGCGGCCCTGGACCCCGCAGTAACAAAGGCTGGCCGAGGGAGGCGAAAGCGTGGGGAGGAGCGGCAGGAGATGGGAAGGGCGGGCCCGGCTGTAGcagctgctgcttcctctgcaAGTCCCTCGAGGGGCCTGAGTCACGGGCGGCTGCCTTGGGTCGGCGAGCTCGGGGCGGGGGTCCGGACACCTGGGTTCTCCAGGGCTACCGAGAGGGAGCGGGGTGTGGTCCCCGGGGACAGAAATGGAGGGCCGGGGGTTGCGGCGGGAAAAGGGGAGTCCGCGAGCCTAGCCCCACGCGGGGGTCTCTGGAgcgaggccccgccccctcgggccccgccccgcgccccctttcctctccccattGTCCTCAGACAAAGCGGtcgccgccccccgcccggcccccagGTCTCTGTCTCCGTCCCTCCTCCTCgactccctctttccctcctcctcctctccttccctcctcccctccctcctgtctccGGATCTCCCTCGGTCccactctcctcctcttcctctctcctcctccctccggACGCCAGGCTCCTCCGCACCCCCTCCCCTGGGAGCCCCGCTGGCTTGTGAGTTGACTGAGGGGCCTCAGACTTGGGGAGGGGGTGTCTCCTGTCTCCCGTCCCCGGCCCGGACCTTGGGCTGTCTCCTCTTTGTGCCGAGATTGCCTGTCTGAGCGGTCCGAGCTGGGTGGGAATGGCCGGCTATGTCAGGGTTCCCTGAGAGCGGAGACCCGGGCATTGGACTGGCAGGCTCGGGAGAGCAGAGCCGTGGAGCGGGTCCTCCGCACGCCACGGCCCCGGGCCCGGCCGGTGGGAGAGGCAGGCGGCGGGGacgggacggggtgggggtggacgCCAGGGTTCTGGGAACGTGCTGGCAGCCCAGACACCCGGGTTCCGAAAGTCCCCAAGGGAGggtattcccccccccccgcctcgaGCTGCCTGGGGGCGGAGTGCCGGGTGGCGGCTGGGGGGCCGGAGAGGCGTGGCCGGAGCGGAGCTGGGAGGGGAGCCGGGACCTCCCGAGCCCGCGCTGAGACGCGCCCGGGCGCCCGCGGAGCTCCAtttcccctctgccccctgaTTCCCCTGCTCCCTTAGACCTCTCCACTCCCcgcccctcctcacctccccgaCATCCCCTCAGGTCCCACCACCCCCTCTCGGGCGGGATTCCCTGATCTCCCTTCCCACTCTAACCGCCTCTGGGGTAAGGGTGGGGAAACCTCGCCTGAACCCTACCCCCCTCACCCCCggcctctcttttctctctcctctctcattccgACTTCTTTTTCCGCCCTCCTCTCCTCTCACATCCTTGGGACTGTCTCTGATACCATTAACCCTGCGCTGCCAAATCTGACTCCTGCCTCTTTGCCCTGAATCTCTATTCTTCCTCTCAGGGCCACGACCCCACCCCCACTTGGCCCACAGctttttcactttctgttttcccctttctttgcccTCCATCTTCTCACTCCTTCCGTCTGTCTTTACCCTCAGCTCCTGTGCCCATCTCTGTGTCCCACCTCTCCCCCTCtacttcctctccccccacccccagtctcacCCCCTGGAGCCTCTCTTTCCTGTTCTCTGGCCCCAGCACTCCCCACCCTCACCTCAGCGCGACCATGGCCACCATCCCAGACTGGAAGCTACAGCTGCTAGCCCGGCGCCGGCAGGAGGAGGCAGCCCTTCGTGGCCGGGAGAAGGCAGAACGGGAGCGTCTGTCCCAGATGCCAGCCTGGAAGCGGGGGCTGCTGGAGCGCCGCCGGGCCAAGCTTGGTCTGTCTCCTGGAGAACCTAGCCCTGCACCTGGGACTACAGAGGTTGGACCTCCAGACCCAGATGAGTCGGCCGTCCTCCTAGAGGCCATTGGGCCGGTGCACCAGAACCGATTCATTCGGCAGGAgcgccagcagcagcagcagcagcagcagcggaaTGAAGAGTTACTTGCAGAGAGAAGGCCTGGGCCTTTGGAGGCCCGGGAGCGGAGACCCAGCCCTGGGGAGATGCGGGATCAGAGCCCCAAGGGAAGAGAGTCCAAAGAAGAGCGGCTCAGTCCCAGGGAGGCCAGAGAGAGGAGGTTGGGGATAGGGGGAGCCCGAGAGTTGAGCCCCAGGCCTTCAGAGGCTTTGGACTGGAGGCAGAGCCCAGGAGAGGCTGGAGACAGGAGCTCCAGACTGTCAGAGGCCCGGAAATGGAGGCTGAGCCCCGGAGAAAGTCCAGAGTGGAGTCTGAGACTGGCAGAGCCTGGAGAACAAAGCCCCAGGAGAAAAGAGGTGGTGGAAAGTAGACTGAGCCCAGCAGAGCCCACCCAGAAGTTGGGGCTGACAGAGTCCCATAAATGGAGGTCTGACTCTGGAGAGTCTCACGAACAGAGTTTGGTACAACTGGAGGCATCAGAGTGGAGGCTGAgctcagaagaagaaagaaaagactgttcGGAGGAAtgtgggagaaaagaagagagaccaGTTCCAAGGCTGGCCTCAGAAGAGATTACAGAGCTGCCGGAGACCCTGACAAGGGAGGCTCCAGACAGCAGCTCCGGAGAAGCGGAGGCAGCAGAGCAAAGGCCCAGCCCTGTGGAGGATGGTGAGAGGGGCCTGAGGCTGACAGAAGGATggaaatggaccctgaactctggAAAGGTTCGAGAATGGACACCCAGGGACACAGAGACTCAAACTCAGAAACCAGTCCCCCCAGAGTCTGCTGAGAAGTATCTGGGGCCTCTTAGTACCGAGGCTGGAGAAGGGGAGGCTGAGAAGGAAAAGGCGGGGGCTCAGGGCAGGCCTCTGAGAACCCTGCAGAACGACAGCTCTgtgccctcccccttcccaccagaGCACGCTGGGACTGGAGGCTCTagaaggcaggaagaggaagcagTGGATCTCCGGCCCCCACCAGCAgcccctctgtctcccccacccccagccccacctgctccccagtCCCCTGGGGATCCCCTCATGAACCGTCTGTTCTATGGGGTGAAGgcagggccgggggtgggggccccTCGCCGCAGTGGACACACCTTCACAGTCAACCCCCGGCGGCCCGTGCCCCCTGcggcccccagcacccccagcaccccagccACAGCTGATGCGGCGGTCCCCGGAGCTGGGAAGAAGCGGTACCCGACTGCCGAGGAGATCTTGGTTCTGGGGGGCTACCTCCGCCTCAGCCGCAGCTGCCTTGCCAAGGGGTCCCCTGAAAGGCACCACAAACAGGTAGGGAGCAGCCAAGCCAGACCTCTCAGAAGCCCGCTCCTCGGTTCTCTCCggcctcctttcttttttatatcccTGTATTCTTGTCCTCCTCTATTCTTTCGTGTTAATTCCTGCCGCCACCCTTCCTCCTCTACACACACCCTTCCTTCTTAGAGAGttcattttccattcatttccaaGCCCAAGGATCCTGCCCCAAATCAAGTGCTGCCCCTGGGTGTGTCTCACAGGGTGTGCCCAGGCTGCTCACTCTTCATTCCCTCAGGCTCTGGGTCCCATCTTCCCCGCCCCCTCAGCTCCCCCCACATCCCCTGCCGCTGCcccatttcttcccttcctttcctctgagTCTGTGACCGAACGCAGCTCTTCTGGTGGGAGACCTGAACCAAGGCTACAGCCTAGAATCTATGAGAGCAGGGTCATCAGGTTGAAAGCACATACAGCCTTCCAAGGGAGTGAATGTTGGGGCAGGAAGCCTCAAGAGGCACAGGGGGTGGCTTTGGGGTTCTAGGGAGAAATGGCAGGGAGAAGTGAGTGGAGGAAGGTCTCAGTTCCAAGGCAGGCCAGAGCTGAACGAGGAGACGTCctagggtgggggcgggggaatgGAATAGGgctggagagcagagagaagactTTTGAACCCCGAGTCTGCTCCATGGGAGAGGCGCACACAGAGGCCATTTGAAGTGGGTGACCTCAGGGTTGCACAGCCCCAGCTGGGCCACTGCTTTAGACAGTGCTCCCTTCTCTCTTGGGACAAGAAAAGCCTTCTCTTCTTCCAAAATACCCCCGCTCCTtactccccttcttccttcctccctgggcttcccctccctccccaggactGGCTCAGCAGTTGGTTTTCccctttttcccctctcttcctgctGCCCTGGCCTGTCCCTCCCTTTGGGGTAGCAGAAGAGAGAAGTGAATTTGGAGGCACGGTGCTGAGAGCAGGGAATACAATGGGAGTTgaggacaggggtgggggctgaggccaGCAGAGGGTCAGAGGTTAAAACTGGAAAAAGGACAAAGTGCAGGAAGTGGGAGCAGCCAGGCTTCTCGCCCTGGCTTCAGCCCAACCCATTCCTTACACACCAACTTGTTTCCAGCTTGAAAATCTCTAAGGAGAGAGAGGTCCCTGCGCCTAACACATCTCCCCAGAAACTGGGAAGCCCTTCCTAGTCTCCAGTCCTCATCTCATCTGACATCCTCAGATTTGGTTTTCTCGTGTGTCCTGTCAGTGGGAAACCATGGGGACCAAAGACCTAGATGGAGCTTGCGGGTCACTTGGTCCCCCAATTCATCTTCATGTGAAGCTCATGCTCCCATCCTGAGCCATGGTACCAGCGTCTATCCTGAGCACTCGGACTGCTGCCAACCCCGTCCCCTTCGGGCTGGGCAGGTGTAAGGAGGTGGGTCTGGAGCTGCCAGGATGAGCTGTTCAGACAAGTCACTTGCTACTGAGGTTGGCCTGTGCCTttggggaggaagagcagagggaggcaTGAAGTTTGGGGCCCAAAGCTGGGGACCATATGAGTGCAGGGCAGGACCTGTGATAGTGACCCTACCTAGGTCAGGGAGTAGGGGAGCCGGAAGCAGATCACCCAAACAggaagcctgggggtgggggccggaaGGCTGGTAGGGCTGAGTGGGGAACCgctgggccctgggcctgccAGAACTGCTCAGGATGTGGTGAGAGAATAAGGAAGCCCTGgctgctctgggggtgggggtggggagaagcagcacAGAGTTTTCTAGACCCAGACACCTCCCCCTCCACCCTCTGTCaggcctccttcccctctctctgcaccctgctcagcagggactagAATGCTTGTCCCAGCTCTGACGCAACCCACTTGCTTGGGGACCAGAGGACCGCCCCCCCTTCCCTAAATAACTTCTGTTTGCAAGCTAATGCCATCAAACATATCCTTGCCACGGAGAgaaatcccagccctgccctgtggCTGGTGCCCTTCCCCAGAGGCCCTTCTAGCTGAGAGATGggctcctcccctctctggcccCCTTGTGACTTTATATAGCTGATGGGAGAGGAGCAAGTGAGTCAcacccctctgtccccccccacccctcccaccccgccccaacTCCCATGCAGTCTATGCATTCCTGAGAAGCCCAGTCAGAAGttggggcgggggtgaggggtggaagGGGGCGGTGAGGAGAGAAGCAGggttggggaagaaagaaaacatgactgAGAGCAAATAAAATGAATCCTTTTTCAGAGTGGATAATAAACTGTGGAGCTTGTTATCCCAAAAGGggatgtgaaaagaaaacaaagggggcCCCAGAAGTTTGGGTAAATCTGTCAGTAACAGAACCAGAAGTGGTCCCTTTTGAAAAACTGGGATGTAAGGGGTCTGGTTGCTGTCACTCATTTCTACCAGCAGCTGCACAGACAGTGTACCTCCCACCTTGTTCCCCAGTGTTGATTCTCTGTGGGGACCACATCTGAGGTCTGGACCAACCCTTCCTTACTCCCTGTAGCAACTTTCATGCTCTTATGGCCAGCAGACACAAGATCAGATAAGTAAGTTCTCTGATATGTTAGAAGGTGGTAAATGAGTATGGGGGGGGGAATTAGAACAGGGTAAGTGGAACCTTGAGGACCAGAAAGTTGGGGGAGTGAATATGAACTTTAAATAGGGTGACTGGGAGACAGGGAGCCATGGAGCTATTTgggggaagagtgttccaggtagaaggaatagccagtgcaaaggccccaaGACGGGAGTGCCCCTGCTTCGAGGAACCTTGACCAGGGTGGCCAGAGCGAGAGCAGATGAGAGGTGAGGTGGGGCATGGCACAGTGGGACTACCCTGTGGGCCTTAGTCAGGCTCTGGCTTTTCCTCCCAGTGAGATGGCCCTACCAGTCTTCCGGCCCCCACCATGGTTTGGAGCCTCTGAGTTCCAGCTTCCCTTCGTGACCCAGGTTTCACATTCCATACAGCCCTTAGCATCCACCTGTCCAGCCACCCTCCCGGCTTCTCTCTTCTCACACCCCAGCCCATGCGGAGATGCAAGGATGCAGGGCCCAAGCCCTGAGTTTCCCAAACAGGTGCCTGGGAAGGCCTGAGTAGATCATCCGGACCTTTCCAAGTAGTTCACATGGAATCCTCCTGTTTGTCTCCTTAATCGCTTTGGCTCCCAGAGTTAATCCCACTCTGCCACCTGCCCCCTGAGCTTCTTAAAAGGGCAAGGGGAAGGGTAGAAAGGCAGTGAGAACAGCTGGGGCTCGCCTGCTCTTGGGACAGTGTGTTTGTGGATTTTCTGCCCCCTCCAGGTCCCCTCTGGCCTTTTGCCTGTGTCTCTACATGCCTCTCCTGGTGCATTCTCCACCCCAACCTGTGTTTGCATGGactttcctctctgcccctgtcACCTCCCCCAGCTGTACCTTGCAGGGACTCTAGGGCCCATCTCCCCTGCATGTTAGGGGAGAGTCTTGTTTCCTCTGGGCCTTTTGATAggtctcttcttccctcccaggccccagccccactTTGTTGTCGGTCCACTCCAGCTATAGAGGAGTGAGGCGAGCAGGAGGGCACAGgtgtccagggtcctgggtttccCAGGAACTTCAAGGGGCTGAGGGTGTGGAAACCAACGTGCTTGGCTTTGCTTTTGCCTGGGACTCCCTCCAGCCAGCTATTTCCTGCCAGCTCAaacttccctcctcctccaggaagccttcctggttGCCCTCACGATGCCCAAAGAGTCAGTTCTGATTACGGGAGTTATCTTCatgtatcttcatttctttttactcttcCACCACCCACAGTCTAAAAAGTAGGGACCCGAGTCCTGTATTACCCACCTCTGCCACCTCTGCCAAAGCTCAGGCCAAAGTCTGATATTTTGGAAATGATAGGATAGAAGAGGGAAATTCTGGGATTAGAGAGCCTGTGTCAAAAGGAAAACTCGACCCCTGGGTCCCAGAGTGGATGCGCAGGGCAAAGTCAGTAGGGTGCCCAAatccagctcccctcccccaccttgcaTGTGCCCCCTGGGAGCTTCCCCGGGCTAAACTCGGGGCCTCCCCgtttctctcccactctcagCTCAAGATCTCCTTCAGCGAGACAGCATTGGAGACCACGTACCAATACCCCTCCGAGAGTTCGGTGCTGGAGGAGTTGGGCCCGGAGCCTGAGGCTCCcagtgcccccagccccccagcggCCCAACCCGACGACGAAGAGGATGAGGAGGACCTGCTGCTGCTACAGCGGGAGCTCCAGGGCGGGCTGCGCACCAAGGCCCTGATCGTAGGTGAGCGAAGGCTCGGCCTGGCCGAGGGCACCCCCTGGTGTTCAGAGCGGACACTGCGGtccaggagggaaggggaggaattAATAACGTTGGTGCTTGGAA encodes the following:
- the PPP1R18 gene encoding phostensin is translated as MATIPDWKLQLLARRRQEEAALRGREKAERERLSQMPAWKRGLLERRRAKLGLSPGEPSPAPGTTEVGPPDPDESAVLLEAIGPVHQNRFIRQERQQQQQQQQRNEELLAERRPGPLEARERRPSPGEMRDQSPKGRESKEERLSPREARERRLGIGGARELSPRPSEALDWRQSPGEAGDRSSRLSEARKWRLSPGESPEWSLRLAEPGEQSPRRKEVVESRLSPAEPTQKLGLTESHKWRSDSGESHEQSLVQLEASEWRLSSEEERKDCSEECGRKEERPVPRLASEEITELPETLTREAPDSSSGEAEAAEQRPSPVEDGERGLRLTEGWKWTLNSGKVREWTPRDTETQTQKPVPPESAEKYLGPLSTEAGEGEAEKEKAGAQGRPLRTLQNDSSVPSPFPPEHAGTGGSRRQEEEAVDLRPPPAAPLSPPPPAPPAPQSPGDPLMNRLFYGVKAGPGVGAPRRSGHTFTVNPRRPVPPAAPSTPSTPATADAAVPGAGKKRYPTAEEILVLGGYLRLSRSCLAKGSPERHHKQLKISFSETALETTYQYPSESSVLEELGPEPEAPSAPSPPAAQPDDEEDEEDLLLLQRELQGGLRTKALIVDESCRR
- the NRM gene encoding nurim isoform X2; the encoded protein is MEKQDARQGWLAAVQDRSILVPLAWDLGLLLLFVGQHSLMATDTVKAWMSRYFGVLQRSLYVACTALALQLVMRYWEPVPRGPVLWEARAEPWATWVPLLCFVLHVISWLLIFSILLVFDYAELMGLKQVYYHVLGLGEPLALKSPRALRLFSHLRHPVCVELLTVLWVVPTLGTDRLLLALLLTLYLGLAHGLDQQDLRYLRAQLQRKLHLLSRPQEGEAE
- the NRM gene encoding nurim isoform X1 encodes the protein MAPALLLIPAALASFILAFGTGVEFVRFTSLRPLLGGIPEPRGPDARQGWLAAVQDRSILVPLAWDLGLLLLFVGQHSLMATDTVKAWMSRYFGVLQRSLYVACTALALQLVMRYWEPVPRGPVLWEARAEPWATWVPLLCFVLHVISWLLIFSILLVFDYAELMGLKQVYYHVLGLGEPLALKSPRALRLFSHLRHPVCVELLTVLWVVPTLGTDRLLLALLLTLYLGLAHGLDQQDLRYLRAQLQRKLHLLSRPQEGEAE